ACCGGGTAACGCTTGCCGGACGGGCGAAGACCTACCTCTCCGGAACCATCCATCTGGCGGTCGCAAACAAGCCCCTCCTCGGCAGCAACAACACCGATTGAACAAGATGAAGAAAGCGCTTCTTCTTACTCTGATCGCTTCCAGCACCGCAGTCCTCCACGCCGGAGAAGCCTCGCCCGCGAGGACCGAAGACAATGTCGAATTCATCATCGGCCCGAACTACGCCGATGCTCCGGAACTATCGGTGAAGGACGATGTGCCACGTGGCGAGATCCACGAATTCACGATGAAGTCCGGGGATAGCCAAATCTACAAGGGCATTGCGAAACGACAGAAGGGCACGGTTCCCTACGAGCGAAAGGTCGCGGTCTACATGCCGAAGCAATTGCAGAAGGATAAGCCCGCTCCCTTCATCGTCGCTCAGGACGGTCTCGGCTACATGAGCGTCCTGCCCAAGGCGCTCGACACGCTGATCCATGAGAAGCGTGTTCCGGCCATGGCCGCAATCATGATCGACTCCGGTGGCGGGGATGCCCAGGGAAGCCAGCGTGGACTCGAGTACGACACCGTTTCCGGCACCTACGCCGAATTCATCGAGAAAGAGGTCCTGCCACGGATTGAGAAAGACTACGGATTGAAGTTCACCGGCGACCCCGATGGCCGGGCCACGATGGGAGGAAGCTCAGGCGCCGCCGCCGCCTTTACGATGGCGTGGTTCCGTCCGGATCTCTATCACCGCGTGCTCAGCTATTCCGGCACCTACGTGAATCAGCAATGGCCGGAAGACCCGAAGACTCCGCACGGTGCTTGGGAATACCATGATACCTTGATCCCGAAGGCGCAGCCCAAGCCGATCCGCATCTGGCTTCAGGTCAGCGAAAACGACAATGGCTCCAAGCTCGATGAAGCTTCGTTTCACAATTGGGTGATGGCCAACCAGCGGATGGCCGCAGCACTCAGAAAGAAGGGCTACCAATATCGCTACGTCTATTCCGAAGCCGCCGGCCACACCGACGGACGCGTCACCCGCCAGACCCTTCCCGGTGCCCTCGAATGGCTGTGGGAGGGCTACCCGGACAAATTGAAAACCGCCAAGCCGGAAAACTAAGTGCTCAGAGCAATCGCCATCGCCGATGATGACGGACTCGTGGGCAATCTCGAATCCGACCCTGTCGATCTTCTCATTTCCCTCGGGGATCTCTGGGACGCCTCGATCGACAAGGCGGTGGCCAGCTATAAGCCGCGCCGCACCTTTGCTGTGAGGGGAAACCACGATACCGATGCTCCCTTTGCACGGCACATCACCTCCCTTCACTACACGGTCGAGCATTTCTCCGGGTTGAGCTTCGGCGGCTTCAATGGCAGTTGGCGCTATAAGCCGCGCGGACACCATCTCTTCGAACAGCACGAGGTCTCGCGGATGTTGCGGTCCTTTCCGCGCGTGGATGTTTTCGTGGCCCACAATTCTCCACGCGGCATCCACGAGCGGGATGGCGAGGTCCACCAAGGCTTCGACGGGTTTCTGGATTACTTGGAAAAGCAGAAGCCACGGTATTTTCTCCACGGCCACCAGCATCTGAACCAGATCAGCCAGATTGGGGAAACGCAGGTCATCGGAGTTTTTGGGGAGGCCCTGATCCAGCTGGCCTAAGGGCCGGGATGCGAGGACGACTGCGATTGCTGAAGGTCTCCAGCTCCATCGAAGAAGTGATTTTCCCGGCAGGGCGGAATTTTTTCTGCACTGCGCTTCCTTCCGAAAGAACCAGCGCCCGAAGCTTACCATTTCATCAAAAAGCAGCGCCAAAACAAGGCCATCGGTGTCAATTTCGTGGCCAAGCCGGACTTTTTTTCGGGGCAAAATACCCGCTTTTAGGCCGCGGACATACGGCCTTTCCTGACGATCCTTTCACCCGGATCGTCAGCCCCTTTTTGATAAACGAGGGGCTCAGGCACGTAGTTTGCTCCGCCCCGAGGCGGGCTAACACTCCCACCCGAAACATGAATACACCGCAACACACCCCGCTCCCGGATAGCGTCAGCATCGCTGCCGAACTGGAGCTTGATGGCACTTGGAATACCGAGGCCATCTCCGGACTGATCCGATCGAAGTGCGTGCTCGGCGAAACGCCGGCATTCCTCTTCCTCGGTCGCAAGGAAGCCGCCCTGCTGCGTGAACACCTGGCCAAGGCCTTCGGTGCCGAAGCCGTCGCCACCCTCCGCGATACCTACTACATGGGTCTCGAGGTGGTGGAGATCGAAAGCGAAAGCTTCGTCTTCGCCGGTGGCCGCAAGGTCGTCCGCACACTGCAGGATCCGATCTCCCGTCGCCCCGCATGGCGCGATCGTGAGACCGAGACCATGTGGCAATTCAGGATCTGATCGATCCCGGCTGTCGCCCCCGTGCCTTCCGAATGATGGAAGGCACGGGGGCGAAAAACCCACCTGAGCCGGGTGCGTTTCGTTTCTGAAGGCCCCTTTCAATGGCCACCACATCGACAGCTCGTCGGAACAAGATCCGGCGCTGCGATCTTTCCACCATCGTCCGCCGCATTGCTCTCCAACGACGGGAGAGCGGGACGCACGCTTGCTTGCACCTTCTGTCTCGCCACTCGGTAAAAGGCAGCACTCGCGCTTTGCGGTTCGATCCAGGTGAGGCGGCTTCCGTCGCCCGGCAATGGCAGAGGAAGCGGACTCGACCACACGGAGAGGTTCGTGCTACGATAAATCTGGTAGTTGAATCCCGTCGTTGAGGGAATGCGGAGTCGTGGACCCGCATTCATCTGCACTTGGAGCACGGGAGTGGGAGGCTCGATCTCCCACCCCATGTCCTGAAGGATCGAAAGATCGAGATCCGTGGGCACATAAAAGTTATTCGAGTGGGGAAGATTCGTCACCATCAAGGGTGCCAGAGAGGCGCCATGCGTGCGGCCAAAGATCCCGAGAGCCCGGCTGTTCACGCCGATCGGAAACAGGTGCGAACCATCGGTGAGGACTTGGGCTCCGAAGGATTGGGCGCTTAGAGGTCCGGTACAGACACCCGTCACGGAAAGCGTGGTCCAGCTGTTCTGCGGCAGGAATGCTCCGATTCCCAGGATGTGCGCCAACTCATGGAGCGCCACTGACACCGCATCCGGGCCGGCGGTTCCCGTCGCACTGGTCGTGGAAAAATTCCAGTTCGCTTGGGAGGAATTGAAGAAAAGAGCGCCACCCCACGGCGCGAAGTCAGTCGGATTCGCAGTAGGAATCACAGTTCCTCCCGATTTCACAAGGCGGATCGCCCCTGCCTGGCCGCGGTTGTAGACTTGGTTTCCCCACGGATGTCCGCTGTTCAGGCCCTCCGCCGAGAGCCCGGTGAAACCACCGGGGCCTGCCTGTGCGGCAGTGCCAGGAGGCAAGACGGCACTGCCCACGAAGATGATCAGGGTGTTCGCCGGCACGATCATGTTCGTCTTGCCAGGAACCGGAACCGCCAACCCGCTTATAGGGTCTGCATAAGTTGGTGTCCAAGTCGCGCCGGGATATTGCGAGGGGTTGATTGCGCCGAGTTGGTCGACAATCAGATCCTCGTAGAAATCGGCAACTCTCCGCAGAGCCTCCTTGGCTCCCGGCCGGTTGAAAAACCCGGATGCATCGAGATCATACCGCAGGTCAATCGTCAGGCACGAACCTGCGACAGGCAGCAATAACAAAGCACAGGCAAGCGATCTGGCCACACGAGGGAGGGGCAGCGGTGAGATCGTAAGGGGGCAACGAGCCAAACCTCACACAGGGCATCACCGCTGGCAAACCAGATCGCGTCTTAGGGCTTCTTCACTTGGGCAGGAGCCATTAGATAAACTACGAGATCCCGAACTTCTTCGTCAGAGAGCCCCGAAAGCAGTCCCTCCGGCATCATGGAAAGTCCGAGCGGCTTGTTGGTCTTGATGTCTTTCTTCAAAACCTTCGTTTCGATCCCCACCATGCGCAGGACGAGCTCGCTATCGTTCTCGGAAGCCAACATTCCGGTCACGGTCGAACCGTCGTTCTTCTCAATCATGTGAAGTTCGTAGCCTTGGCCGATCAGAGCGTTCGGATCGAGAACGTTGTCCAGCCAGTGATCGAGGCTTCCGCGCTCGCCACCGGTGAGTTCCGGGCCGATGTCAGCACCTTCGCCGAAAAGTTTGTGGCAGGCGGCACAGGTCCGATCAAAGATGGCACGGCCTTTTGCGGCATCACCCTTTGCCAGCACGTCGGCGGTTAGTTTGGATTTCCACTCGCTCGCCAGAGCACGTCGGGCCGCTTGATCCGCGGTCTGCTCTCCCCAGATCTTCACCACCGCTGCCTGCATGGCTTCATCCTTCACCTCGCGGAGACGTGCCACCGCATCCGCGGGCACGTCCTTCACATAGAGTTTCTTGGCATCCAGCCACTGCATCACCCTCTTGGCCCTTCCCTCACGCGCGGCCAAGCGGCTGACGGCAAGCTTCTCGTCGGGAGAAAAGCCCGCCACGCGATCATCGGTCGCAGGGTCATCCAGCAGGGCAGGCCGCGCCAGCAGCACCGGCAAGCGCAAGGCCGGATCATCCATCAGGCCGGCCAGACGCTTGGTGTCGCCTTTTTCCAACGAAGGCGTCAGCAATTTCAGGGCCTCGAGCCGTTCCGCCGTCATCGCTTTCCGATCCTCAAGCTTCGACCAGAGCTTCAGCACGGCTTCTCGATCTCCGGAGCGGGCGAGCAAGGCCTCGGCCTTGGATCGAAGAGCGGCATCGCTGCCTGCTTTCAGTTTCTCAATCACCGCCTGCTGTTCCTCCGAAAGCCGCTCGTCCGGCTTCGATTCCAAGCGTGTGGCAATGGCGTCGAGGACAAGCGCCCGCTTGTCCGCGGCACTCACCAGCGCGCGGATCGCCGCATCGGGCGAATCCAGACGGCGCACCGTCCAATTCACCAGGCGGCTATCCGGGCAAGACAGGGCAATCTCGATTGCGCGTTTGTCGAATCGGGAAACCAAGGATTCAAAACCGAACCAGAACATGCGTGTCAGGTTCGGATCATCCGCAATCATCTTCGGTGCGAGTCGTGCCGCCATCTCGATCGTGAGATCGGCGGGAAGCTTCTGCAGGGCCGAGCAGAGCGAAAGCAGCACCACCGGTGACTTCTCGGTGGCGGCCGCATCCATCCATGCGGTCGCATCCGCAGCAATGCTGCCCTGCGCCGCAAGACGAACCGCCCATGCCCGGACCCACTCGCTTCGATCCGTGAAAAGAGAACGATCTATCGGAATCCCGCAGGAGGCTAGGCACCACAAGGCACGTAGCCGGCGCGTCTCATCGGAATGCCCGAGCAGAGTGTCCTCAAGGAACTGCCGCGCTTCGTCGTCCAGCTTGTGACCGGAGTTCACCCGCTCTTGCAGGATCCTCCGTCCCGTTCTCAATGCCCATTCATCACGGGTCACCTGCAGGCGAGCGAGCTCGATGTCAGCGAAGAGAGTAAGATCCCCTTTCCATGGCTTCTGGTCGCCGTGACGCAGGCGGAACATACGGCCGTTGCCACGGTCCCAACGCTCCGGATCAGGGCGGTGGCAGCTTGTCTCGTCGTGCCAATCGGTGAAGTAGAGCGCACCATCGGGCCCGGGCTCGATTGCCACACCGAGGAACCATTCGTCCATGGACAGCATCAGGTCGGGGGCATGTTTGCCTACCCAGCCCGAACCCTTCTGCTCCAGCACGTCACGGTTGAGACGGTGACCATGGATATTGAAGAAGATCGCGCTATCCCGGAACTCCTTGGGAAAGGAATCGCTCAGACAAATGGCGAAACCGCAATGGGCATGACCGCCCCCGGCATCGGAAACTGCTTTCGAAATCGCATTCTCATGTCCCCAGTGGGCATGCTCGCTGATATCGCCGGTCCAGTGCCGGTGATCCGCGATGGTTTCGATGGGATCATAAATGTGCGGATTGAAGTGCGAACCCGCCTGGCGCTGGTAGTAGCCGCCGGGGATGATGTGCCAGAGGTGAGGAATCACGCAGGCCTCCACGAAAGCCTCGCCGCGGTCGTTGAAATCAAGCCCCCACGGATTCGAAGTTCCGTGCGCGAAGACCTCGAACTTCTCGGTGCCCGGGTGGAATCGCCAGATCCCGGCATTGATCGGGATGCGCTCCTTGTCCGGTGTGCCTGGCTTGCCGACCCGCGAATGGGTGAAGACACCGTGGCAGCCGTAAAGCCAGCCATCCGGTCCCCAGATGAAGGAATTCAGGGTTTCATGCGTGTCGTGATATCCCCATCCATCGAGGAGGATCTTCGGTTCGCCATCCGCCTTGTCGTCGCCGTCCTTGTCGGCAAGGAACATGAAATAAGGCGCCGCCCCCACATAGAGACCGCCGAAGCCGGTTTCGATGCCGCTTACAAGGTTAAGCCCTTCGGCGAAGACCTTCTTGGTTTCAAAACTGCCATCCCCGTCGCCATCCTCGAAAATGAGGATCCGGTCCTTCCCTTCCCCTTCCGGAGCACGCTTCGGGTAGGTCATCCCTTCTGCGACCCAGATCCGCCCACGGGCGTCGAAGCACATCGCGATCGGTTGGACGACATCCGGTTCGCCCGCCACGAGATCGACCGCGAAGCCGGGCGGCACCTTCATCCGCGAGGCCGCTTCCGCGAGAGGAGCGCCCTTCACCATTTCCGATTGGGCAACAATGACATTCGGGAGGAGGAACGACGCAACGGTTGCTATGAAACGCATTTGAAAAATACCGCAATAGAGTGGAGCGACTTTCAAGCTCCCAATCGTGCTGTCACAGAGAAGCTAGGACTAAAGTCGGATTGCTCTAATTTTTGCGGATTCTCACCGTGATCGCATGACGGTCGCCCCTACCTCCCCTGGCGATACCGACGCTCTGCGCCTGGTAATCGAAGGAACCGTGTCCGAAACCGGGCCGGGGTTCTTCCGCGCCCTTGTCCGCAATCTCGCCTCGGTGATGGGAACCAGCGGTGCCTGGGTCACCGAATACTTGCCAGACAACAATCGGCTCCGGGCTCTCGCCTTCTGGCTCAATGGCAGCTTCTTGGAACACTTCGAGCACGATGTGCCCGGCACACCCTGTGAAGCAGTCCTCGTGGAAAAGCGGCTCGTCCATTATCCAGATCGCGTCGTCGAACTTTATCCCGATGACACCGATCTACAGACGTTGAATGCGGTGAGCTATCTGGGTGTGCCACTGTTCGATTCAGACGGCCGGATCATGGGGCACCTCGCGGTGCTCGATTCGAAACCCTTGAGAAAGGAGATGCGTCTGATTTCTCTCTTCGAGATCTTCGCCGCCAGGGCCTCGGCTGAATGCCGTCGCTTGCGCATCGAACAGGAAGTACGGGCACGGGAAGAGGAACTCTCTTCTCTCCTACAGGGTGCGATGGATGGAATCGTGGTACTCGACGACTCGCTGAGAATCGTCCGGGTGAATCCGGCAGTGCAGCGTTTGTTCGGCTATCAACCCGAGCAGATGATCG
This portion of the Luteolibacter luteus genome encodes:
- a CDS encoding alpha/beta hydrolase codes for the protein MKKALLLTLIASSTAVLHAGEASPARTEDNVEFIIGPNYADAPELSVKDDVPRGEIHEFTMKSGDSQIYKGIAKRQKGTVPYERKVAVYMPKQLQKDKPAPFIVAQDGLGYMSVLPKALDTLIHEKRVPAMAAIMIDSGGGDAQGSQRGLEYDTVSGTYAEFIEKEVLPRIEKDYGLKFTGDPDGRATMGGSSGAAAAFTMAWFRPDLYHRVLSYSGTYVNQQWPEDPKTPHGAWEYHDTLIPKAQPKPIRIWLQVSENDNGSKLDEASFHNWVMANQRMAAALRKKGYQYRYVYSEAAGHTDGRVTRQTLPGALEWLWEGYPDKLKTAKPEN
- a CDS encoding metallophosphoesterase family protein, translated to MLRAIAIADDDGLVGNLESDPVDLLISLGDLWDASIDKAVASYKPRRTFAVRGNHDTDAPFARHITSLHYTVEHFSGLSFGGFNGSWRYKPRGHHLFEQHEVSRMLRSFPRVDVFVAHNSPRGIHERDGEVHQGFDGFLDYLEKQKPRYFLHGHQHLNQISQIGETQVIGVFGEALIQLA
- a CDS encoding PVC-type heme-binding CxxCH protein, with translation MRFIATVASFLLPNVIVAQSEMVKGAPLAEAASRMKVPPGFAVDLVAGEPDVVQPIAMCFDARGRIWVAEGMTYPKRAPEGEGKDRILIFEDGDGDGSFETKKVFAEGLNLVSGIETGFGGLYVGAAPYFMFLADKDGDDKADGEPKILLDGWGYHDTHETLNSFIWGPDGWLYGCHGVFTHSRVGKPGTPDKERIPINAGIWRFHPGTEKFEVFAHGTSNPWGLDFNDRGEAFVEACVIPHLWHIIPGGYYQRQAGSHFNPHIYDPIETIADHRHWTGDISEHAHWGHENAISKAVSDAGGGHAHCGFAICLSDSFPKEFRDSAIFFNIHGHRLNRDVLEQKGSGWVGKHAPDLMLSMDEWFLGVAIEPGPDGALYFTDWHDETSCHRPDPERWDRGNGRMFRLRHGDQKPWKGDLTLFADIELARLQVTRDEWALRTGRRILQERVNSGHKLDDEARQFLEDTLLGHSDETRRLRALWCLASCGIPIDRSLFTDRSEWVRAWAVRLAAQGSIAADATAWMDAAATEKSPVVLLSLCSALQKLPADLTIEMAARLAPKMIADDPNLTRMFWFGFESLVSRFDKRAIEIALSCPDSRLVNWTVRRLDSPDAAIRALVSAADKRALVLDAIATRLESKPDERLSEEQQAVIEKLKAGSDAALRSKAEALLARSGDREAVLKLWSKLEDRKAMTAERLEALKLLTPSLEKGDTKRLAGLMDDPALRLPVLLARPALLDDPATDDRVAGFSPDEKLAVSRLAAREGRAKRVMQWLDAKKLYVKDVPADAVARLREVKDEAMQAAVVKIWGEQTADQAARRALASEWKSKLTADVLAKGDAAKGRAIFDRTCAACHKLFGEGADIGPELTGGERGSLDHWLDNVLDPNALIGQGYELHMIEKNDGSTVTGMLASENDSELVLRMVGIETKVLKKDIKTNKPLGLSMMPEGLLSGLSDEEVRDLVVYLMAPAQVKKP